Proteins encoded together in one Dasypus novemcinctus isolate mDasNov1 chromosome 9, mDasNov1.1.hap2, whole genome shotgun sequence window:
- the SLC2A1 gene encoding solute carrier family 2, facilitated glucose transporter member 1, which translates to METSSKKLTGRLMLAVGGAVLGSLQFGYNTGVINAPQKVIEDFYNQTWVRRYSESISPSTLTTLWSLSVAIFSVGGMIGSFSVGLFVNRFGRRNSMLMVNVLAFTSAVLMGFSKLGGSFEMLILGRFIIGVYCGLTTGFVPMYVGEVSPTALRGALGTLHQLGIVVGILIAQIFGLDSIMGNEDLWPLLLSIIFIPALLQCILLPLCPESPRFLLINRNEENQAKSVLKKLRGTQDVSHDLQEMKEESRQMMREKKVTILELFRSPIYRQPILIAVVLQLSQQLSGINAVFYYSTSIFEKAGVQQPVYATIGSGIVNTAFTVVSLFVVERAGRRTLHLIGLAGMAGCAVLMTIALALLEQLSWMSYLSIVAIFGFVAFFEVGPGPIPWFIVAELFSQGPRPAAIAVAGFSNWTSNFIVGMCFQYVEQLCGPYVFIIFTVLLVLFFIFTYFKVPETKGRTFDEIASGFRQGGAGQSDKAPEELFRPLGADSQV; encoded by the exons AAGCTGACCGGTCGCCTCATGCTGGCCGTGGGAGGGGCAGTGCTTGGCTCCCTGCAGTTTGGCTACAACACTGGAGTCATCAACGCTCCCCAGAAG GTGATCGAGGACTTCTACAACCAGACGTGGGTCCGGCGCTACAGCGAGAGCATCTCGCCCAGCACGCTCACCACGCTCTGGTCCCTGTCGGTGGCCATCTTCTCCGTCGGGGGCATGATCGGCTCCTTCTCTGTGGGCCTCTTTGTTAACCGCTTCGGCCG GCGGAATTCGATGCTGATGGTGAATGTGCTGGCCTTCACGTCCGCGGTGCTCATGGGCTTCTCGAAGCTGGGCGGGTCCTTTGAGATGCTGATCCTGGGCCGCTTCATCATTGGTGTGTACTGCGGCCTGACCACAGGCTTTGTGCCCATGTACGTGGGGGAGGTGTCACCCACGGCCCTCCGCGGGGCCCTGGGCACCCTGCACCAGCTGGGCATCGTCGTCGGCATCCTCATCGCCCAG ATATTCGGCCTGGACTCCATCATGGGCAACGAGGATCTGTGGCCCCTGCTGTTGAGCATCATCTTCATCCCAGCCCTGCTGCAGTGTATCCTGCTGCCGTTGTGCCCCGAGAGCCCCCGCTTCCTGCTGATCAACCGTAACGAGGAGAACCAGGCCAAGAGTG TGCTGAAGAAACTGCGTGGGACGCAAGACGTGTCCCATGACCTGCAGGAGATGAAGGAGGAGAGTCGGCAGATGATGCGCGAGAAGAAGGTCACCATCCTGGAGTTGTTCCGATCACCCATCTACCGTCAGCCCATCCTTATTGCTGTGGTTCTGCAGCTGTCCCAGCAGCTGTCAGGCATCAACGCT GTCTTCTATTACTCCACAAGCATCTTCGAGAAGGCAGGGGTGCAGCAGCCTGTGTATGCCACCATTGGCTCCGGCATCGTCAACACAGCCTTCACCGTCGTGTCG CTGTTTGTGGTGGAGCGAGCTGGCCGACGGACCCTGCACCTCATAGGCCTGGCTGGCATGGCAGGCTGTGCTGTGCTCATGACCATCGCGTTGGCGCTGCTG GAGCAGCTATCCTGGATGTCCTATCTGAGCATCGTGGCCATCTTTGGCTTTGTGGCCTTCTTTGAAGTGGGCCCTGGCCCCATACCATGGTTCATAGTGGCTGAGCTCTTCAGCCAGGGTCCCCGCCCAGCTGCCATTGCCGTTGCCGGCTTCTCCAACTGGACCTCCAATTTCATTGTGGGCATGTGCTTCCAGTATGTGGAG CAACTGTGTGGTCCGTACGTCTTCATCATCTTCACTGTACTCCTGGTCCTGTTCTTCATCTTCACCTACTTCAAAGTTCCTGAGACTAAAGGCCGGACCTTCGATGAGATTGCTTCTGGCTTCCGGCAGGGGGGAGCCGGCCAGAGCGACAAGGCACCTGAGGAGCTCTTTCGCCCGCTGGGGGCTGATTCCCAAGTGTGA